Part of the Arthrobacter sp. MMS18-M83 genome is shown below.
CACCTATCAGCGTGGCGGCATCTACAAAGTTGAATACCCGTTCACTCCCGGCTCTGAGTCGGCGGGCACCGTTGAGGCCATCGGCTCGGACGTCGCGGACTTCGCCGTTGGGGACAGGGTCGCCACCGCTGAAGGATCGCGCAGCTACGCCGGGTACACCCTCGTAGACGCCGACAAGGCGCTTCCGGTGCCGGACGGCGTCGACGACCATACAGCGGCCGCCCTTCCGCTCCAGGGAATGACCGCGCACTACCTGATCAACTCTTCCTTCCGCGTGGAACCGGGCCACACCGTCCTGACCCATGCAGGTGCCGGCGGTGTGGGGCTCATCCTGACGCAACTGCTCAAGGCCCGCGGCGCTCGTGTCATCACCACAGTCTCCTCGGACGAGAAGGAAGTCCTTGCCCGGGAAGCCGGCGCGGACGAGGTCCTGCGTTACGCCGGATTTGCGGACAGGGTCCGTGAGCTCACGGACGGCGAAGGGGTCAACGTGGTGTACGACGGCGTCGGCAAGGATACTTTTGACGGTTCCCTTGCGAGCCTGCGAATCCGCGGCTCGCTTGTCCTCTTCGGGGCAGCTTCCGGGCCGGTGCCTCCCTTTGACCCCCAACGGCTGAACGCGGGCGGATCGTTGTCCCTGACACGTCCGACCCTTGGCCACTTCCTCCAGAACCCGCAGGAACGGCGCTGGCGCTCGGCCGAGGTCTTCGGCGCCGCCGCCAGCGGCGAGCTCAAAGTCCGGATCGGCGGGACGTACCCTCTCGCCGAAGCGGCCCAGGCCCACCGCGACTTGGAAGCCCGCAAGACCACGGGCAAGCTACTTTTGATCCCATAATCGAAGGAACGGCACGCTGTCTTTTCAATTAACATTGTCTTTTCAATTAACATTGGGCTAAGCCAAAGCAACGGCCAAGCGCTCACACTTTTTGTTCACCTCAATCCGAGAAGCTTCGAACGTGACCCAGGAACATGAAATCCCGGCAGACCGCCTGGAACTCCAAGCTGTGCACCTGCCCCAGCTGCAAGGCGCAGGAGCCGCGCCGCCGACGCGCACGCTCATCGAAATCATCGATGACACGGCCCGAACGTTTCCGGAAGCCTCGGCCCTCGATGACGGGCGCAAGTCGCTAAGCTACTCCGAACTCATGGCGCAAGTGCGCGGTTTTGCCGCCACGCTCAGTGCGGCTGGACTGGGCCCCGGTGACAAGATCGGCGTCCGGATCCCGTCCGGCACGAATGATCTCTACATTGCCATCCTGGCGATCCTCTCGATTGCGGCCGCCTATGTGCCAGTGGACGCGGACGATCCCGAGGAACGCGCGCGGCTGGTTTTCGGAGAAGCCGAGGTGTCCGCCGTTGTCACAAAGGGCCGCATGATCGACGTCTCCGGGGAGCGGCTAACGCCGCACCCGGCCCCGCGTGCACCGGGCCTGGATGACGATTCCTGGGTCATCTTCACGTCAGGCTCCACGGGCACACCCAAGGGCGTGGCGGTGCAGCACCGTTCATCCGCAGCATTTGTTGACGCCGAAGCCCGGCTTTTCCTCCAGCAAGATCCCATCGGGCCGCAGGACCGGGTCCTCGCCGGTCTTTCCGTGGCGTTTGACGCTTCGTGCGAAGAGATGTGGCTGGCGTGGCGGCACGGTGCCTGCCTGGTCCCGGCTCCGCGTGCCCTCGTGCGTTCCGGTATGGATCTTGGCCCGTGGCTCATCAACCATGGAATCACGGTGGTGTCCACCGTTCCCACGCTCGCAGCGCTATGGCCCGCCGAAGCCCTCGAGAACGTGCGCCTGCTCATTTTCGGCGGCGAAGCGTGCCCACCCGAACTCGCCGAACGGCTCGCAGTGGACGGCCGCGAAGTGTGGAACACCTACGGCCCCACGGAAGCAACCGTCGTGGCCTGCGCAGCTCCACTCGGTGGCACCGGTCCCGTACGCATAGGTTTGCCGCTGGACGGCTGGGACCTCGCCGTCGTCGACGCCGCAGGGATTCCCGTCGAGGAGGGCGAGACGGGTGAGCTGATCATTGGCGGCGTAGGTCTGGCCCGCTACCTCGATCCCGCGAAGGACGCAGAGAAGTATGCGCCGATGCCCTCCCTGGGGTGGGAACGCGCGTACCGATCCGGCGACCTCGTCCGTTATGAAGAAGCCGGTCTCATCTTCCAAGGCCGCGCGGACGAACAAGTCAAACTTGGTGGCCGGCGGATCGAGCTGGGCGAGATCGACGCCGCACTTCAGGCCCTGCCCGGCGTTGCCGGAGCGGCCGCTGCCGTCCGTACGACGGCGGCCGGCAACCAGATACTTGTCGGCTACCTGGCTCCCGCGGGACCCGAGGACATCGACCTCGCAGCTTCCCGGGAGTTGCTCACCGAAAGCCTTCCCGCTGCGCTGATCCCACTGCTGACGGTGGTGGATTCCCTACCGACGAAGACCAGCGGCAAAGTGGACAGGCATTCGCTGCCCTGGCCGCTGGCGGGCGCGGGAGCTGCCGAT
Proteins encoded:
- a CDS encoding quinone oxidoreductase family protein, with amino-acid sequence MTHAIIARQAGGPEVLELTEAEVPAPGPRQLLVKVGAAGVNFIDTYQRGGIYKVEYPFTPGSESAGTVEAIGSDVADFAVGDRVATAEGSRSYAGYTLVDADKALPVPDGVDDHTAAALPLQGMTAHYLINSSFRVEPGHTVLTHAGAGGVGLILTQLLKARGARVITTVSSDEKEVLAREAGADEVLRYAGFADRVRELTDGEGVNVVYDGVGKDTFDGSLASLRIRGSLVLFGAASGPVPPFDPQRLNAGGSLSLTRPTLGHFLQNPQERRWRSAEVFGAAASGELKVRIGGTYPLAEAAQAHRDLEARKTTGKLLLIP